In the genome of Gigantopelta aegis isolate Gae_Host unplaced genomic scaffold, Gae_host_genome ctg8998_pilon_pilon, whole genome shotgun sequence, the window ggaaaaaaaggggaaaaaaaggagaagaaagggggagggaaaaggagagaaagaagaaaggaaaaaggGGAAAGAAGAGGCAAAAAAAGAGAGGAGAGGGAAAAGAGGGGGGGGAAAGAGAGAAAAGGAAAAAGGGGAGGAAAAAGGGGGAAGGAAAAGGAGGAGGGAAGAAGGGAAAAGAGGgaggagaaagaaagaggaaaaaaaaagaaggaaggaaaagaagggagagggggggggaaagaGAAGAAGGGGAAggaggggggaagggggaggaaGGAAGAAGAGGAacgaaagagaaaaagaaaaaggaaaaaaaggggaAGGAAAAGAGGGAAGGGGAGGAGAAGAAAAAGGGAAGAGGGgaagaaaagagagaaaaaaaaaggggagagggagagaaaaaaaaagagaaagaaggaggagaagaaagaaaaaaaaaaggagaaagggggaaaaaagggagggaagaaagaaaaaggaaaagaaaggggaagaggggggaaaaaaagaaggggggggaggaaaaaaaagggggaagaggaaaagggagggggagagaaagagaagagaggggagaaaaggaaagggaaagggaagggagggggaagaaaaagggagagggggagaaaggggaagggggaaaaagagggggggggagggggggggggaaggaaaaaaaaaagggaaagggaaaaaaaaagaagaaaagaaaaaaggggaagggaaaaaggggggaaggggaaggggggaaaaggggggaaaagaaaggggggggggaaggggggaaaggggaaaaaggggggaaagggggagaaaaaaaaaaaaaaaaagggaggggGAAAAGAAGAGGAGGGAAGGGGGAAGGAAAggggagaaagaaaaaaaagggaagaaaaaggggggaggggagagaggaggaagaaaaggaaaaggGAGGAGGGGAGAGGAAAGGGGAAgggaaaaaaggggggaaaggaaagaaaaaagagagggggggggggggaaaaaaaaggaaggaggggggggaaaaggggggaaaaaaaggaaaaaaagaaaaagggaaaggaagaagagagggggggggggggggagaagaggaAGGGAGaagagaaagggggggggggaaaaaagggggaggaaggggagggaaaaggaaagaaggggggggggggggaaggagagAGGAGAAGGAGGGGGGAAAAAAGGGGAGGAAAAAGGGGGAGAGAAGGGAagagggaaaaagaaggaaagggggagggggaggaggggggaaaggggaagggggggggggaaggggagggaggAAAGAAGgggggagaaaaaaagaagaagaaaaaaagaaaaaggggggagaggagggggggaaaagaaaggggaaaagaagagagggaggagagggggggggggggaaaagagaaaaaggggggggggggaaaggaagggaaaaaaaaaaagaaaagggaaaaaagaGGGGAAGAGGGGGGGGGAAAGAGAAGGGGggaggaagaaaaaaaagaaaaaagaaaagggggggggaaagaaaaaaggaagggggaggaaggaggaagaagagagagagggggggaagggggagggggggggaaaaaggaagaaagggaaaaggaaggaaaaaggAGAGGAggagaagggaaaaaaaaaagagggggaagggggggaggggggagaagagggaaagaaagaggggggagggggagggaaaaaaggaaaaaaaaagggggaaaaggggggggggagggaagggaAAAGGAAAGGGAAGGAGAAGAAAGAAGGGGGGGgaaaggaagggggggggggagaagaaaagaaaggggAGAGAAAGGAAGGGGAgaagggggggaaggggggggggggaagggaaaaggggggaggggaaagggaaaaaaaagaggaagaaaaaggaaaaagaagggggaaaagggaaaaaggagggggaggggggaggggggggaagagaaaaaaggggaagggaaggggggggaaaagggggaaaggggaaaaaaaagggaaaagggAGAAAGGGAGAAgggggggagaaaaaaaaagaaagggaaaaaaagggggggggggggggagggggggaaaaggggggggggaaaaaaaaaaagaggggaaggagaaaaggaaaaaaggggagggggaaagaggaagaggaagggagaaagaggggggggggggggggggaggggggggaggaggggggaggggggggggggggggggagaagggggaaaggaaagaaaaagaggggggggaaaaagagagaaaaaaaagggagaagggaaaaaaaaagaaagaagagggggggagggggggggaagggggaagggggggaaaggggaaaaggggggaggggggggaaaaaaaaaggaaaaaagggaAGAGAAAGAGGGGGaaagaaaaagggggggggaaaagggagGAAagggagggaaaaaaaaaaaaaaaaaggaaagagggggggggaaggaaagaaaaggggggagagaaaaaggggaaaaaaaaggggggaaagaaaaaaaggaaaaaaaaaaggggaaggggggaggggggggggaaaaggggaagaaaaaaaaaaagaaaaaagaaggaggggggaaggggggagaaGGGGggagaaaaggggggggggggaaagggagggggaaggggaggggggggggaggggaggggaaagggggaggggggggaaagggaaaaaggggggggggaaaaaaaggggggagaaagggggggaaaaggggggggggggggggggggggaggaaaaagggaaaaaaaagggggaaggggggggagggaagggggaaaagggggagggggggaagaGGGAAAAAGAGGAaagaggggggaaaaaaaaagaaagagagggggggaaggggggagggaaaaaaagaggaaaaaaaaagggagggggggaaagggggggggggaaaaagaaggagagggggagggggggggggggaaagaaaaaaggaaaaaaaaaaaggggggggggggagggaggggaaaaaaggggggggggggggggggggggaaaaaaaggggaaagaaaaaaggagggagggggagggggggaggaaaAAGGGAGAGGggaagggaaagaaaaaaaaaggagggaaaaagggggggaaaaaaggggaaaagaaaaaagagggaAAAAGGGAAggggaaagggaaaaaaaaaaagggggggagagaaagaagGGGGGAGGAGAAGGGggggaaaggaaggaaagaagggggaaaaggggggaagggggggggaaggggaaaaaagggaagagggggggaaaaaagggggaaaaagagggagggggggggagagggagagaaagggggggggggggggggg includes:
- the LOC121367094 gene encoding sperm protamine P3-like; its protein translation is GGKKGKEGGERKRKKKEGRKRRERGGEREEGEGGGKGEEGKKGKREKGGKRGKGG